From Humibacter ginsenosidimutans, a single genomic window includes:
- a CDS encoding ABC transporter ATP-binding protein translates to MGEKIIEVKAVTVKFGGLIALDDVTFHINRGEILGLIGPNGAGKTTAFNAMTGVYKPTSGDVLLEGASIKGKKQHKITRAGLARTFQNIRLFGEMTALENVVVGLDARHKTSVPGALVRSPRHYREEKSAIERGLALLEFVGIADAASTLSRHLPYGSQRRLEIARALATDPKVLCLDEPAAGFNPAEKEELMDLIRTIRADGYTVLLIEHDMKLVMGVCDRIVVLEFGKKIADGSPAEVRADPRVITAYLGEPDDDAA, encoded by the coding sequence ATGGGCGAGAAGATCATCGAGGTCAAGGCGGTCACAGTGAAGTTCGGGGGCCTCATCGCGCTCGACGATGTGACGTTCCACATCAACAGGGGCGAGATCCTCGGCCTGATCGGGCCGAACGGCGCGGGCAAGACCACGGCGTTCAACGCCATGACCGGGGTCTACAAGCCCACCAGTGGCGACGTGCTGCTGGAGGGTGCTTCGATCAAGGGCAAGAAGCAGCACAAGATCACGCGGGCCGGGCTCGCGCGCACGTTCCAGAACATCCGGCTCTTCGGCGAGATGACGGCGCTCGAGAACGTCGTGGTGGGTCTGGATGCCCGCCACAAGACGAGCGTGCCCGGCGCCCTCGTGCGCAGCCCTCGGCACTACCGCGAAGAGAAGTCCGCCATCGAACGTGGTCTGGCCCTGCTCGAGTTCGTGGGCATCGCCGACGCCGCGAGCACGCTGTCACGCCACCTGCCGTACGGCAGCCAGCGCAGGCTGGAGATCGCGAGGGCGCTGGCGACGGACCCGAAGGTGCTCTGCCTGGACGAACCCGCCGCCGGGTTCAACCCCGCCGAGAAAGAGGAGCTGATGGACCTCATCCGCACGATTCGTGCGGACGGCTATACCGTGCTGCTCATCGAGCACGACATGAAGCTGGTCATGGGCGTCTGCGACCGCATCGTGGTGCTCGAGTTCGGCAAGAAGATCGCTGACGGATCGCCAGCTGAGGTTCGTGCCGACCCTCGCGTGATCACCGCCTACCTGGGAGAGCCCGATGACGACGCTGCTTGA
- a CDS encoding ABC transporter ATP-binding protein, which yields MTTLLELKDVVVGYGRIEALHGLSFTVEQGEIVSLIGANGAGKTTTMKAISGLLNLSKGSITFDGEDITKMKAHVRVVKGISQSPEGRGIFPGMTVLENLDMGAYSRKDRSQLQDDIDRVFALFPRLAERKTQLGGTMSGGEQQMLAIGRALMGRPRLLLLDEPSMGLAPQFIKQIFRIISEINEQGTTILLVEQNANQALARAHRAFVLETGTITHSGTGKELLADSAIKEAYLGVA from the coding sequence ATGACGACGCTGCTTGAACTGAAGGACGTCGTCGTCGGCTACGGCCGCATCGAGGCGCTGCACGGGCTGTCGTTCACCGTCGAGCAGGGCGAGATCGTCTCGCTCATCGGGGCGAACGGCGCGGGCAAGACCACGACGATGAAGGCGATCTCCGGTCTGCTCAACCTGAGCAAGGGATCCATCACCTTCGACGGCGAAGACATCACCAAGATGAAGGCGCATGTGCGCGTCGTGAAGGGCATCTCGCAGTCGCCGGAAGGCCGCGGGATCTTCCCGGGTATGACGGTGCTGGAGAACCTCGACATGGGGGCGTACAGCCGCAAGGATCGCTCGCAGCTGCAAGACGACATCGACCGGGTGTTCGCTCTCTTCCCGCGGCTCGCCGAGCGCAAGACGCAGCTCGGCGGCACCATGTCGGGCGGCGAACAGCAGATGCTCGCCATCGGCCGGGCCCTCATGGGACGGCCGAGACTGCTGCTGCTCGACGAACCGTCGATGGGGCTGGCCCCGCAGTTCATCAAGCAGATCTTCCGCATCATCTCGGAGATCAACGAGCAGGGCACGACCATCCTGCTCGTCGAGCAGAACGCGAACCAGGCGCTCGCCAGGGCGCACCGTGCGTTCGTGCTGGAGACCGGAACGATCACGCACTCGGGAACGGGCAAGGAGCTGCTCGCCGACTCCGCGATCAAGGAGGCCTACCTGGGCGTCGCGTGA
- a CDS encoding DUF4232 domain-containing protein: MSDEQAFPEPLGGGGTGGSDAGGPDEPGKTPKGNRARTIWIIVLAVIVVLLLVLVAWLAFANGSKPSPTPSPTNTTSSSPTPTPTPTPTSTSTSTAGGTPTCTVDELSVTLGTPSGTAGSTYLPIRFTNTSSTTCELHGFPGVSFVGKGNGTQLGAAADWDQSQPIVQNTLQPGNVVVANLRVAQAGNYDSSECQPLAADGLRVYPPHSTKSVFVKDGNLTACQNSSVHLLTVTTPVAPAS, encoded by the coding sequence ATGAGCGATGAGCAGGCGTTCCCCGAGCCGCTGGGGGGCGGCGGCACGGGCGGTTCCGACGCCGGCGGCCCCGACGAACCGGGCAAGACGCCCAAAGGCAATCGAGCGCGCACCATCTGGATCATCGTTCTCGCGGTGATCGTCGTGCTGCTGCTCGTGCTCGTGGCATGGCTCGCCTTCGCGAACGGCAGCAAGCCGTCGCCCACGCCGAGCCCGACGAACACGACGTCGTCGAGCCCGACACCCACACCGACCCCGACGCCGACCTCCACCTCGACGTCCACCGCCGGCGGAACGCCGACCTGCACGGTGGACGAGCTCTCCGTCACCCTCGGCACCCCGAGCGGCACGGCGGGCAGCACGTACCTGCCGATCCGGTTCACGAACACCTCGTCGACGACCTGCGAGCTGCACGGGTTCCCCGGCGTCTCGTTCGTGGGCAAGGGCAACGGCACTCAGCTCGGTGCGGCGGCCGACTGGGATCAGTCGCAGCCGATCGTGCAGAACACGCTGCAGCCGGGAAACGTCGTCGTGGCGAACCTGCGCGTCGCCCAGGCGGGCAATTACGACTCGTCGGAGTGCCAGCCACTGGCCGCCGACGGTCTGCGCGTGTACCCGCCGCACTCGACGAAGTCGGTGTTCGTGAAGGACGGCAACCTCACGGCCTGCCAGAACTCGTCGGTGCACCTGCTCACGGTGACGACGCCGGTGGCACCGGCGAGCTGA
- the hemE gene encoding uroporphyrinogen decarboxylase, translated as MTSPEPATQQTRPAQGLAAEHPLVSGLTSSSPLITAYSGHRPDRVPVWFMRQAGRSLPEYRELRVGTAMLDACLDPALASEITLQPVRRHGVDAAIFFSDIVVPLKLAGVDIDIVPGKGPVLGAPVRTADDVAALPILDPDALAPVAEGVRQAVAGLRDLGDVPLIGFAGAPFTLAAYLVEGGPSKDHIRARTLMHADPDAWRALMAWAADITGTFLRAQVLAGASAAQLFDSWAGALSLDDYTRHVAPASARALSHVRDLGYPDPAHENDEVSSTVVERNVPIVHFGVGTGELLRAMHDIGADVVGVDYRVPLDEASRRLGNIVPLQGNIDPAYLDAPWPIVEAHVRDVVDRGRSAPSHVLNLGHGVPPETDPTVLTRIVDLVHGLPA; from the coding sequence GTGACGTCACCCGAACCGGCCACGCAGCAGACGCGGCCCGCTCAGGGCCTGGCGGCGGAGCATCCGCTCGTCTCCGGGCTCACCAGCAGCTCACCCCTCATCACCGCATACTCGGGGCACAGGCCAGACCGTGTGCCCGTGTGGTTCATGCGCCAGGCGGGCCGTTCGCTGCCCGAGTACCGCGAGCTGCGCGTCGGCACGGCCATGCTGGATGCCTGCCTCGACCCCGCGCTCGCGAGCGAGATCACGCTGCAGCCGGTGCGACGCCACGGGGTGGACGCCGCCATCTTCTTCAGCGACATCGTGGTGCCGCTGAAGCTCGCAGGCGTCGACATCGACATCGTTCCCGGCAAGGGCCCGGTGCTCGGTGCCCCGGTGCGCACGGCCGACGATGTGGCAGCGCTGCCCATCCTCGACCCGGATGCCCTCGCTCCCGTCGCCGAAGGCGTGCGGCAGGCCGTCGCCGGGCTCCGCGACCTCGGCGACGTGCCGCTGATCGGCTTCGCCGGCGCCCCCTTCACGCTCGCCGCCTATCTTGTGGAGGGCGGCCCCTCGAAGGACCACATCCGCGCGCGAACGCTCATGCACGCCGATCCAGACGCCTGGCGCGCGCTCATGGCATGGGCAGCCGACATCACCGGCACCTTCCTGCGCGCCCAGGTGCTCGCCGGAGCGAGCGCCGCGCAACTGTTCGACTCGTGGGCGGGCGCGCTCTCGCTCGACGACTACACGCGTCATGTCGCACCGGCATCCGCTCGCGCGCTCTCGCACGTGCGCGACCTCGGTTACCCCGACCCTGCGCACGAGAACGACGAGGTCTCGTCGACCGTCGTCGAGCGCAACGTGCCCATCGTGCACTTCGGCGTCGGCACGGGCGAGCTGCTGCGCGCCATGCACGACATCGGCGCCGACGTCGTCGGCGTCGACTATCGGGTGCCGCTCGACGAGGCCAGCAGGCGGCTCGGCAACATCGTGCCGCTGCAGGGCAACATCGACCCCGCATATCTGGATGCCCCGTGGCCGATCGTCGAGGCGCACGTGCGCGACGTGGTCGACCGCGGCCGCAGCGCGCCCTCGCACGTGCTCAACCTCGGGCACGGCGTCCCTCCCGAAACCGACCCGACGGTGCTCACCCGCATCGTCGACCTCGTGCACGGGCTGCCGGCATGA
- a CDS encoding NAD-dependent epimerase/dehydratase family protein — protein sequence MAVGGRTAFIIGGTGQIGTATARHLAEHGWSVLIAHRGAHEGDPSLVELDVTSLRLDRDDTESLLPLLDGHDLVLDTVAYEPRHAEQLAQLAGRVGSLVVISSGAVYEDAAGRTLDTATDDESFPQLPYPVDETQQTVTEGTPTYGVLKAQLERALLEADGLPVSILRPGAVHGPFSEALREWYFIKRVRDRRERVVLAYDGISRFSPTSTASIAELTRLCGESPDRRVLNVADDDVTVTDIANAVMDAMGHHIEIVPVPGPPVDGIGSTPWSTPHPLVLGTARARTELGFEPPQPYRESVRGDIDWIVDVIDGAKRQQKTWQTLFPRLVRRYGADAWFDYAAEDAFLDTHPDRPES from the coding sequence ATGGCTGTCGGGGGCAGAACGGCGTTCATCATCGGGGGCACCGGTCAGATCGGCACGGCGACCGCGCGTCATCTGGCCGAGCACGGCTGGTCGGTGCTGATCGCCCATCGCGGGGCGCACGAGGGTGACCCGTCGTTGGTCGAGCTCGACGTGACCAGCCTGCGCCTCGACAGGGACGACACCGAGTCGCTCCTGCCCCTGCTCGACGGCCACGACCTCGTGCTCGACACCGTGGCCTACGAGCCACGGCACGCCGAGCAGCTCGCCCAGCTCGCCGGTCGCGTCGGCTCCCTCGTCGTCATCTCGAGCGGTGCCGTCTACGAGGATGCCGCCGGCCGCACTCTCGACACCGCCACCGACGACGAGTCCTTCCCTCAGCTGCCCTACCCGGTCGACGAGACGCAGCAGACGGTCACCGAGGGCACGCCGACGTACGGCGTGCTGAAGGCGCAGCTCGAACGAGCACTTCTCGAGGCGGACGGGCTGCCGGTGAGCATCCTTCGCCCGGGTGCCGTGCACGGGCCGTTCAGCGAGGCGCTGCGCGAGTGGTACTTCATCAAGCGCGTGCGCGACCGGCGTGAGCGCGTCGTGCTCGCTTACGACGGCATCAGCCGATTCAGCCCCACCTCGACGGCGAGCATCGCCGAGCTCACGAGGCTGTGCGGCGAGTCGCCTGACCGGCGCGTGCTCAACGTCGCGGACGACGACGTGACCGTCACCGACATCGCGAACGCCGTGATGGATGCCATGGGCCACCACATCGAGATCGTCCCCGTCCCCGGACCCCCTGTCGACGGGATCGGCAGCACACCGTGGTCGACGCCCCACCCCCTGGTGCTCGGCACCGCGCGGGCGCGGACCGAGCTCGGCTTCGAGCCGCCCCAGCCGTACCGGGAGTCGGTGCGCGGGGACATCGACTGGATCGTCGACGTCATCGACGGCGCCAAGCGGCAGCAGAAGACCTGGCAGACGCTGTTCCCGCGGCTCGTGCGTCGATACGGAGCGGATGCCTGGTTCGACTACGCCGCGGAAGACGCGTTCCTCGACACCCACCCCGACCGCCCCGAGAGCTGA
- a CDS encoding branched-chain amino acid ABC transporter permease, with amino-acid sequence MSAIGGGTPMPTSRTTQQLDNTESFGGRKQFLGGWRRRWNRMARWQQWMFLLIVLAAIYYLPVANPWLITTEPGNDFPITCFQMAVYALVAVGLNVVVGFAGLLDLGYIAFFAIGSYTAAFFTSPDSTLIHIPYLWTLPLALGIAMVFGVALGLPTLRLRGDYLAIVTLGFGEIIRILATIIPAVRGQVGFKELGHPPGTGANGQPIFSVSNGTPWYWLAVTVIVVIMILVGNLERSRVGRAWIAIREDEDAAEIMGVPTFKFKLWAFAIGAGIGGLSGALFSGQVGFVNNQKFDVATSMLFVAAVVLGGSGNKVGAILGGAIVAYIPLRFTALADWKYLIFGVLLILMMIFRPQGLIAAKAHLLTYSQVVADKVRELRAGRSGPGDQNGAAVWRAQPKGAPATGVVPTDTDKDGAE; translated from the coding sequence ATGAGTGCCATCGGAGGCGGAACGCCGATGCCGACGTCCCGCACGACTCAGCAGCTCGACAACACGGAATCGTTCGGCGGTCGCAAGCAGTTCCTCGGCGGCTGGCGACGACGCTGGAATCGTATGGCGCGTTGGCAGCAGTGGATGTTCCTGCTCATCGTGCTGGCGGCGATCTACTATCTTCCGGTAGCCAATCCGTGGCTGATCACCACCGAGCCGGGCAACGACTTTCCGATCACCTGCTTCCAGATGGCGGTCTACGCCCTGGTGGCTGTCGGCCTGAACGTCGTCGTCGGCTTCGCCGGCCTGCTCGACCTCGGATACATCGCGTTCTTCGCGATCGGGTCGTACACCGCGGCGTTCTTCACCTCGCCAGACTCCACGCTGATCCACATTCCCTATCTGTGGACCTTGCCGTTGGCCCTCGGAATCGCCATGGTTTTCGGCGTCGCCCTCGGCCTGCCGACGTTGCGCCTGCGAGGCGACTACCTGGCGATCGTGACACTCGGCTTCGGTGAGATCATCAGGATCCTCGCCACGATCATCCCTGCCGTCCGCGGTCAGGTGGGGTTCAAGGAGCTCGGGCATCCGCCGGGGACCGGTGCCAACGGTCAGCCGATCTTCTCGGTCTCGAACGGCACGCCCTGGTACTGGCTGGCGGTGACGGTGATCGTGGTGATCATGATCCTCGTCGGCAACCTCGAGCGCAGCCGTGTCGGAAGGGCGTGGATCGCGATCCGCGAGGACGAGGACGCGGCGGAGATCATGGGTGTTCCGACCTTCAAGTTCAAGCTGTGGGCCTTCGCGATCGGCGCCGGGATCGGGGGGCTGTCCGGCGCCTTGTTCTCCGGACAGGTCGGGTTCGTGAACAACCAGAAGTTCGACGTCGCAACGTCGATGCTGTTCGTGGCGGCCGTCGTGCTCGGCGGCTCGGGCAACAAGGTCGGTGCCATTCTCGGTGGTGCGATCGTCGCGTACATTCCGTTGCGGTTCACCGCTCTCGCGGACTGGAAGTACCTCATCTTCGGGGTTCTTCTCATCCTCATGATGATCTTCCGGCCGCAGGGCCTGATCGCCGCGAAAGCGCATCTGCTCACGTATTCCCAAGTCGTCGCCGACAAAGTGAGAGAGCTGCGCGCCGGCCGTTCCGGGCCCGGTGACCAGAACGGAGCCGCGGTATGGCGCGCGCAGCCGAAGGGCGCGCCTGCCACTGGAGTGGTTCCGACCGACACCGACAAGGATGGTGCCGAATGA
- a CDS encoding GNAT family N-acetyltransferase → MTSETTVQSGLLALPFETREITTERLHLRPLTKADLEHRSQNYQKRSDVVRYLRWEAHDHDEPAKNLEHRIALERLSRDGDGLIFAVELCATDGSSEHRVIGDISLSVKSAKDAQAEIGWVFHPAVHGRGYATEAAKALLNVAFGELGAHRVYAELDAANEASARLCEILGMTREALLRDRDHVDGEWHDVAIFGLLADEFAAQPAG, encoded by the coding sequence ATGACTTCTGAGACGACAGTGCAGTCGGGGCTGCTGGCGCTGCCCTTCGAGACGCGCGAGATCACCACCGAGCGGCTGCACCTGCGCCCGCTCACGAAGGCCGACCTCGAGCACCGCAGCCAGAACTACCAGAAGCGCTCGGACGTCGTACGATACCTCCGCTGGGAAGCGCACGATCACGACGAACCGGCCAAGAACCTCGAGCACCGCATCGCGCTCGAACGCCTCTCCCGCGACGGCGACGGGCTCATCTTCGCGGTGGAGCTCTGCGCCACCGACGGCTCCAGCGAGCACCGCGTCATCGGCGACATCAGCCTTTCCGTCAAGAGCGCGAAAGACGCGCAGGCGGAGATCGGCTGGGTGTTCCACCCGGCCGTGCACGGCCGGGGCTATGCGACCGAAGCCGCCAAGGCTCTGCTGAACGTCGCTTTCGGCGAGCTCGGCGCGCACAGGGTGTATGCGGAGTTGGATGCCGCGAACGAGGCATCCGCCCGTCTTTGCGAGATTCTCGGCATGACTCGGGAAGCGCTGCTGCGCGACCGCGACCACGTCGACGGGGAGTGGCACGACGTGGCGATCTTCGGCCTGCTGGCCGACGAGTTCGCGGCCCAACCCGCCGGCTGA
- a CDS encoding glutamyl-tRNA reductase, whose translation MLLCFTASHRTADFELLERLERHSGEVDTALRSRTDAFAGSVVLATCNRFEAYLDVKDAAAPAAIDLAIATVSDATGVAPDQLRASSAVVHDDAVADHLFSVASGLESLVIGEGEIAGQVRRSLEKARTHGSATRELERLFQNASRVSREVKNGTRVGSAGRSIVRLALELASSRITDWASARILLVGTGNYAATTLAALRDRGADDVRVWSRTGRAETFALKHGVEAVERNGLENAIATSELVITCSTAPTVLFDRTLVEAASHHDESVVHRLIVDLGLPRNVDREVAWVTGTELLDLETIGLHAPLEDFTATQQARCLVGQAAAEFTARGDERAAEPALVALRGHVFGVLEAELERARSRGTSSEQTEAALRHLVGVLLHTPSTRARELARDGDAQAFITGVNAVFGLDSAVQPTLRIVADEGKAS comes from the coding sequence GTGCTTCTCTGCTTCACAGCGAGCCATCGCACGGCCGACTTCGAACTCCTCGAGCGGCTCGAACGGCACTCCGGCGAGGTCGACACGGCACTGCGATCGCGCACGGATGCCTTCGCGGGTTCCGTCGTCCTCGCCACGTGCAACCGTTTCGAGGCCTACCTCGACGTGAAGGATGCCGCAGCCCCGGCCGCCATCGACCTCGCGATCGCCACCGTGAGCGACGCCACCGGCGTCGCGCCCGACCAGCTGCGGGCATCCTCGGCCGTCGTGCACGACGACGCCGTCGCCGACCATCTGTTCTCCGTGGCGAGCGGACTCGAGTCCCTGGTGATCGGGGAGGGCGAGATCGCGGGCCAGGTGCGCCGCTCTCTCGAGAAGGCGCGCACGCACGGCAGCGCGACACGGGAGCTGGAGCGACTGTTCCAGAACGCGTCGCGCGTCTCGCGCGAGGTGAAGAACGGCACGCGCGTCGGGTCTGCCGGACGCTCGATCGTGCGGCTCGCGCTCGAACTGGCATCCAGCCGCATCACGGACTGGGCGAGCGCGCGCATCCTGCTCGTCGGCACCGGCAACTATGCGGCGACGACGCTCGCCGCACTGCGCGATCGCGGAGCCGACGACGTGCGTGTGTGGTCGCGCACGGGCCGGGCTGAGACGTTCGCGCTGAAGCACGGTGTCGAGGCCGTCGAGCGGAACGGTCTCGAGAACGCGATCGCCACGTCCGAGCTCGTCATCACCTGCAGCACGGCGCCGACGGTGCTGTTCGACCGCACACTCGTCGAGGCCGCCAGCCACCACGACGAGTCGGTCGTGCACCGCCTGATCGTCGACCTGGGGCTTCCCCGCAACGTCGACCGCGAGGTCGCCTGGGTGACCGGCACCGAGCTCCTCGATCTGGAGACGATCGGGCTGCACGCGCCGCTCGAAGACTTCACCGCCACCCAACAGGCCCGTTGCCTGGTGGGGCAGGCGGCCGCCGAGTTCACGGCCAGGGGCGACGAACGAGCGGCGGAGCCGGCGCTCGTCGCGTTGCGCGGCCACGTGTTCGGCGTGCTCGAGGCCGAGCTCGAGCGGGCGCGCTCGCGTGGAACCTCGAGCGAGCAGACCGAGGCCGCGCTGCGGCACCTCGTCGGCGTGCTGCTGCACACCCCGTCCACCAGGGCCCGCGAGCTCGCCCGCGACGGCGACGCTCAGGCCTTCATCACCGGAGTGAACGCCGTGTTCGGGCTCGATTCGGCGGTGCAGCCGACTCTGCGTATCGTTGCAGACGAAGGCAAGGCATCCTGA